The following coding sequences lie in one Delphinus delphis chromosome 9, mDelDel1.2, whole genome shotgun sequence genomic window:
- the CYP51A1 gene encoding lanosterol 14-alpha demethylase isoform X3, translated as MVVLGLLQAGRSVLGQAMEQVTGGNLLSMLLIACAFTLSLVYLLRLAVGHLAPLPPGAKSPPYIFSPVPFLGHAIAFGKSPVEFLENAYEKYGPVFSFTMVGKTFTYLLGSDAAALLFNSKNEDLNAEDVYSRLTTPVFGKGVAYDVPNPVFLEQKKMLKSGLNIAHFRQHVSIIEKETKEYFQSWGESGEKNLFEALSELIILTASHCLHGKEIRSQLNEKVAQLYADLDGGFSHAAWLLPGWLPLPSFRRRDRAHREIKNIFYKAIQKRRESGEKIDDILQTLLDSTYKDGHPLTDDEVAGMLIGLLLAGQHTSSTTSAWMGFFLARDKTLQEKCYLEQKTVCGENLPPLTYDQLKDLNFLDRCIKETLRLRPPIMTMMRMAKTPQTVAGYTIPPGHQVCVSPTVNQRLKDSWVERLDFNPDRYLQDNPASGEKFAYVPFGAGTFLQTSVGV; from the exons ATGGTGGTGCTGGGCTTACTGCAAGCGGGCAGGTCGGTGCTGGGGCAGGCTATGGAGCAAGTGACAGGCGGCAACCTCCTATCCATGCTACTCATTGCCTGCGCCTTCACGCTCAGCCTGGTCTACCTGCTCCGCCTCGCCGTCGGCCACCTGGCCCCACTGCCGCCTGGGGCG aaAAGTCCACCATACATTTTCTCTCCAGTTCCATTCCTTGGACATGCTATAGCATTTGGGAAAAGTCCAGTTGAATTCCTAGAAAATGCATATGAGAAG TATGGACCTGTATTTAGTTTTACCATGGTGGGCAAGACGTTTACCTACCTTCTGGGGAGTGATGCTGCTGCACTgctttttaatagtaaaaatgaaGACTTGAATGCAGAAGATGTCTACAGTCGTCTGACAACACCTGTGTTTGGGAAGGGAGTTGCCTATGATGTGCCTAATCCA GTTTTCTTGGAGCAGAAGAAGATGTTAAAAAGTGGTCTTAACATAGCCCACTTTAGACAGCATGTTtctataattgaaaaagaaacaaaggagtaCTTTCAAAGTTGGGGAGAAAGTGGAGAAAAAA ATTTGTTTGAAGCTCTTTCTGAGCTCATAATTTTAACAGCTAGCCATTGTTTACATGGAAAGGAAATCAGAAGTCAACTCAATGAGAAGGTGGCACAACTGTATGCAGATTTGGATGGAGGTTTTAGCCACGCAGCCTGGCTCTTGCCAGGCTGGCTCCCTTTGCCTAGTTTCAG ACGCAGGGACAGAGCTCATCGAGAGATCAAGAATATTTTCTATAAGGCAATCCAGAAACGCAGAGAATCAGGAGAAAAAATTGATGACATTCTCCAAACTTTACTAGATTCTACTTACAA GGATGGGCATCCTTTGACAGATGATGAAGTAGCAGGCATGCTTATTGGATTGCTCTTGGCGGGGCAGCATACATCCTCAACTACCAGCGCCTGGATGGGCTTCTTTTTGGCCAGAGACAAAACACTTCAAGAAAAATGTTACTTAGAACAGAAAACAGTCTGTGGAGAGAATCTGCCTCCCTTAACTTATGACCAG ctcAAGGACCTAAATTTTCTTGATCGCTGCATAAAAGAAACATTAAGACTTCGACCTCCTATAATGACCATGATGAGAATGGCCAAAACTCCTCAG ACTGTGGCAGGGTATACCATTCCTCCAGGACATCAGGTGTGTGTTTCTCCCACTGTCAATCAAAGACTTAAAGACTCATGGGTAGAACGTCTGGACTTTAATCCTGATCGCTACTTACAGGACAATCCAGCATCAGGAGAGAAGTTTGCTTATGTGCCATTTGGAGCTG GGACATTCCTGCAAACATCTGTAGGAGTGTAA
- the CYP51A1 gene encoding lanosterol 14-alpha demethylase isoform X1, producing the protein MVVLGLLQAGRSVLGQAMEQVTGGNLLSMLLIACAFTLSLVYLLRLAVGHLAPLPPGAKSPPYIFSPVPFLGHAIAFGKSPVEFLENAYEKYGPVFSFTMVGKTFTYLLGSDAAALLFNSKNEDLNAEDVYSRLTTPVFGKGVAYDVPNPVFLEQKKMLKSGLNIAHFRQHVSIIEKETKEYFQSWGESGEKNLFEALSELIILTASHCLHGKEIRSQLNEKVAQLYADLDGGFSHAAWLLPGWLPLPSFRRRDRAHREIKNIFYKAIQKRRESGEKIDDILQTLLDSTYKDGHPLTDDEVAGMLIGLLLAGQHTSSTTSAWMGFFLARDKTLQEKCYLEQKTVCGENLPPLTYDQLKDLNFLDRCIKETLRLRPPIMTMMRMAKTPQTVAGYTIPPGHQVCVSPTVNQRLKDSWVERLDFNPDRYLQDNPASGEKFAYVPFGAGRHRCIGENFAYVQIKTIWSTMLRLYEFDLIDGYFPTVNYTTMIHTPENPVIRYKRRSK; encoded by the exons ATGGTGGTGCTGGGCTTACTGCAAGCGGGCAGGTCGGTGCTGGGGCAGGCTATGGAGCAAGTGACAGGCGGCAACCTCCTATCCATGCTACTCATTGCCTGCGCCTTCACGCTCAGCCTGGTCTACCTGCTCCGCCTCGCCGTCGGCCACCTGGCCCCACTGCCGCCTGGGGCG aaAAGTCCACCATACATTTTCTCTCCAGTTCCATTCCTTGGACATGCTATAGCATTTGGGAAAAGTCCAGTTGAATTCCTAGAAAATGCATATGAGAAG TATGGACCTGTATTTAGTTTTACCATGGTGGGCAAGACGTTTACCTACCTTCTGGGGAGTGATGCTGCTGCACTgctttttaatagtaaaaatgaaGACTTGAATGCAGAAGATGTCTACAGTCGTCTGACAACACCTGTGTTTGGGAAGGGAGTTGCCTATGATGTGCCTAATCCA GTTTTCTTGGAGCAGAAGAAGATGTTAAAAAGTGGTCTTAACATAGCCCACTTTAGACAGCATGTTtctataattgaaaaagaaacaaaggagtaCTTTCAAAGTTGGGGAGAAAGTGGAGAAAAAA ATTTGTTTGAAGCTCTTTCTGAGCTCATAATTTTAACAGCTAGCCATTGTTTACATGGAAAGGAAATCAGAAGTCAACTCAATGAGAAGGTGGCACAACTGTATGCAGATTTGGATGGAGGTTTTAGCCACGCAGCCTGGCTCTTGCCAGGCTGGCTCCCTTTGCCTAGTTTCAG ACGCAGGGACAGAGCTCATCGAGAGATCAAGAATATTTTCTATAAGGCAATCCAGAAACGCAGAGAATCAGGAGAAAAAATTGATGACATTCTCCAAACTTTACTAGATTCTACTTACAA GGATGGGCATCCTTTGACAGATGATGAAGTAGCAGGCATGCTTATTGGATTGCTCTTGGCGGGGCAGCATACATCCTCAACTACCAGCGCCTGGATGGGCTTCTTTTTGGCCAGAGACAAAACACTTCAAGAAAAATGTTACTTAGAACAGAAAACAGTCTGTGGAGAGAATCTGCCTCCCTTAACTTATGACCAG ctcAAGGACCTAAATTTTCTTGATCGCTGCATAAAAGAAACATTAAGACTTCGACCTCCTATAATGACCATGATGAGAATGGCCAAAACTCCTCAG ACTGTGGCAGGGTATACCATTCCTCCAGGACATCAGGTGTGTGTTTCTCCCACTGTCAATCAAAGACTTAAAGACTCATGGGTAGAACGTCTGGACTTTAATCCTGATCGCTACTTACAGGACAATCCAGCATCAGGAGAGAAGTTTGCTTATGTGCCATTTGGAGCTG GGCGTCATCGTTGTATTGGGGAGAATTTTGCTTATGTTCAAATCAAGACAATTTGGTCCACTATGCTTCGTTTATATGAATTTGATCTCATTGATGGATATTTTCCCACTGTAAATTATACAACAATGATTCACACCCCTGAAAACCCAGTTATCCGATACAAACGAAgatcaaaatga
- the CYP51A1 gene encoding lanosterol 14-alpha demethylase isoform X4: MVVLGLLQAGRSVLGQAMEQVTGGNLLSMLLIACAFTLSLVYLLRLAVGHLAPLPPGAKSPPYIFSPVPFLGHAIAFGKSPVEFLENAYEKYGPVFSFTMVGKTFTYLLGSDAAALLFNSKNEDLNAEDVYSRLTTPVFGKGVAYDVPNPVFLEQKKMLKSGLNIAHFRQHVSIIEKETKEYFQSWGESGEKNLFEALSELIILTASHCLHGKEIRSQLNEKVAQLYADLDGGFSHAAWLLPGWLPLPSFRRRDRAHREIKNIFYKAIQKRRESGEKIDDILQTLLDSTYKDGHPLTDDEVAGMLIGLLLAGQHTSSTTSAWMGFFLARDKTLQEKCYLEQKTVCGENLPPLTYDQLKDLNFLDRCIKETLRLRPPIMTMMRMAKTPQTVAGYTIPPGHQVCVSPTVNQRLKDSWVERLDFNPDRYLQDNPASGEKFAYVPFGAGSKT; the protein is encoded by the exons ATGGTGGTGCTGGGCTTACTGCAAGCGGGCAGGTCGGTGCTGGGGCAGGCTATGGAGCAAGTGACAGGCGGCAACCTCCTATCCATGCTACTCATTGCCTGCGCCTTCACGCTCAGCCTGGTCTACCTGCTCCGCCTCGCCGTCGGCCACCTGGCCCCACTGCCGCCTGGGGCG aaAAGTCCACCATACATTTTCTCTCCAGTTCCATTCCTTGGACATGCTATAGCATTTGGGAAAAGTCCAGTTGAATTCCTAGAAAATGCATATGAGAAG TATGGACCTGTATTTAGTTTTACCATGGTGGGCAAGACGTTTACCTACCTTCTGGGGAGTGATGCTGCTGCACTgctttttaatagtaaaaatgaaGACTTGAATGCAGAAGATGTCTACAGTCGTCTGACAACACCTGTGTTTGGGAAGGGAGTTGCCTATGATGTGCCTAATCCA GTTTTCTTGGAGCAGAAGAAGATGTTAAAAAGTGGTCTTAACATAGCCCACTTTAGACAGCATGTTtctataattgaaaaagaaacaaaggagtaCTTTCAAAGTTGGGGAGAAAGTGGAGAAAAAA ATTTGTTTGAAGCTCTTTCTGAGCTCATAATTTTAACAGCTAGCCATTGTTTACATGGAAAGGAAATCAGAAGTCAACTCAATGAGAAGGTGGCACAACTGTATGCAGATTTGGATGGAGGTTTTAGCCACGCAGCCTGGCTCTTGCCAGGCTGGCTCCCTTTGCCTAGTTTCAG ACGCAGGGACAGAGCTCATCGAGAGATCAAGAATATTTTCTATAAGGCAATCCAGAAACGCAGAGAATCAGGAGAAAAAATTGATGACATTCTCCAAACTTTACTAGATTCTACTTACAA GGATGGGCATCCTTTGACAGATGATGAAGTAGCAGGCATGCTTATTGGATTGCTCTTGGCGGGGCAGCATACATCCTCAACTACCAGCGCCTGGATGGGCTTCTTTTTGGCCAGAGACAAAACACTTCAAGAAAAATGTTACTTAGAACAGAAAACAGTCTGTGGAGAGAATCTGCCTCCCTTAACTTATGACCAG ctcAAGGACCTAAATTTTCTTGATCGCTGCATAAAAGAAACATTAAGACTTCGACCTCCTATAATGACCATGATGAGAATGGCCAAAACTCCTCAG ACTGTGGCAGGGTATACCATTCCTCCAGGACATCAGGTGTGTGTTTCTCCCACTGTCAATCAAAGACTTAAAGACTCATGGGTAGAACGTCTGGACTTTAATCCTGATCGCTACTTACAGGACAATCCAGCATCAGGAGAGAAGTTTGCTTATGTGCCATTTGGAGCTG GCTCAAAGACATGA
- the CYP51A1 gene encoding lanosterol 14-alpha demethylase isoform X2, which translates to MVVLGLLQAGRSVLGQAMEQVTGGNLLSMLLIACAFTLSLVYLLRLAVGHLAPLPPGAKSPPYIFSPVPFLGHAIAFGKSPVEFLENAYEKYGPVFSFTMVGKTFTYLLGSDAAALLFNSKNEDLNAEDVYSRLTTPVFGKGVAYDVPNPVFLEQKKMLKSGLNIAHFRQHVSIIEKETKEYFQSWGESGEKNLFEALSELIILTASHCLHGKEIRSQLNEKVAQLYADLDGGFSHAAWLLPGWLPLPSFRRRDRAHREIKNIFYKAIQKRRESGEKIDDILQTLLDSTYKDGHPLTDDEVAGMLIGLLLAGQHTSSTTSAWMGFFLARDKTLQEKCYLEQKTVCGENLPPLTYDQLKDLNFLDRCIKETLRLRPPIMTMMRMAKTPQTVAGYTIPPGHQVCVSPTVNQRLKDSWVERLDFNPDRYLQDNPASGEKFAYVPFGAGDTSLSPGPGRSHMLRSN; encoded by the exons ATGGTGGTGCTGGGCTTACTGCAAGCGGGCAGGTCGGTGCTGGGGCAGGCTATGGAGCAAGTGACAGGCGGCAACCTCCTATCCATGCTACTCATTGCCTGCGCCTTCACGCTCAGCCTGGTCTACCTGCTCCGCCTCGCCGTCGGCCACCTGGCCCCACTGCCGCCTGGGGCG aaAAGTCCACCATACATTTTCTCTCCAGTTCCATTCCTTGGACATGCTATAGCATTTGGGAAAAGTCCAGTTGAATTCCTAGAAAATGCATATGAGAAG TATGGACCTGTATTTAGTTTTACCATGGTGGGCAAGACGTTTACCTACCTTCTGGGGAGTGATGCTGCTGCACTgctttttaatagtaaaaatgaaGACTTGAATGCAGAAGATGTCTACAGTCGTCTGACAACACCTGTGTTTGGGAAGGGAGTTGCCTATGATGTGCCTAATCCA GTTTTCTTGGAGCAGAAGAAGATGTTAAAAAGTGGTCTTAACATAGCCCACTTTAGACAGCATGTTtctataattgaaaaagaaacaaaggagtaCTTTCAAAGTTGGGGAGAAAGTGGAGAAAAAA ATTTGTTTGAAGCTCTTTCTGAGCTCATAATTTTAACAGCTAGCCATTGTTTACATGGAAAGGAAATCAGAAGTCAACTCAATGAGAAGGTGGCACAACTGTATGCAGATTTGGATGGAGGTTTTAGCCACGCAGCCTGGCTCTTGCCAGGCTGGCTCCCTTTGCCTAGTTTCAG ACGCAGGGACAGAGCTCATCGAGAGATCAAGAATATTTTCTATAAGGCAATCCAGAAACGCAGAGAATCAGGAGAAAAAATTGATGACATTCTCCAAACTTTACTAGATTCTACTTACAA GGATGGGCATCCTTTGACAGATGATGAAGTAGCAGGCATGCTTATTGGATTGCTCTTGGCGGGGCAGCATACATCCTCAACTACCAGCGCCTGGATGGGCTTCTTTTTGGCCAGAGACAAAACACTTCAAGAAAAATGTTACTTAGAACAGAAAACAGTCTGTGGAGAGAATCTGCCTCCCTTAACTTATGACCAG ctcAAGGACCTAAATTTTCTTGATCGCTGCATAAAAGAAACATTAAGACTTCGACCTCCTATAATGACCATGATGAGAATGGCCAAAACTCCTCAG ACTGTGGCAGGGTATACCATTCCTCCAGGACATCAGGTGTGTGTTTCTCCCACTGTCAATCAAAGACTTAAAGACTCATGGGTAGAACGTCTGGACTTTAATCCTGATCGCTACTTACAGGACAATCCAGCATCAGGAGAGAAGTTTGCTTATGTGCCATTTGGAGCTG